A single Bifidobacterium scardovii JCM 12489 = DSM 13734 DNA region contains:
- a CDS encoding metal ABC transporter solute-binding protein — MNNMHGSIRSAFTRIAALAVAGVAAISLAACGSTSGASNGSSSDSGSAASGKIEVVASINQWGSVAKDLGGDHVDVTSIMSNTNVEAHDYEPTSQDVAKFGSAKVAVVNGADYDPWASKAAKSTKATLIDAAETAGKKEGDNPHVWFSAAVRNSTADAITAAYQKADPSNKDDYEKLNKTWHEQEQKLEDAIKQASAKTKGLPYAATESVAWYLADDLGMTDDTPTGYAQASANESEPTPADIKAFQDALKGGSIKMLVFNTQEANATTDQITGAAKDANVPIIELTEQMPKQYSNLLEWMTALVGEFAKA; from the coding sequence ATGAATAACATGCATGGTTCCATCCGTTCCGCATTCACGCGCATCGCGGCTCTCGCGGTGGCCGGCGTGGCGGCGATCTCGCTCGCCGCCTGCGGCTCCACGAGCGGCGCGAGCAATGGTTCGTCGAGCGATTCCGGTTCCGCGGCGAGCGGCAAGATCGAAGTCGTCGCGTCCATCAACCAGTGGGGATCGGTCGCCAAGGACTTGGGCGGCGACCACGTCGACGTCACCAGCATCATGAGCAACACCAACGTCGAGGCGCACGACTACGAGCCGACCAGCCAGGACGTCGCCAAGTTCGGCAGCGCCAAGGTCGCCGTGGTGAACGGCGCCGACTACGACCCGTGGGCCAGCAAGGCGGCCAAGTCCACCAAGGCCACGCTGATCGACGCGGCCGAGACCGCCGGCAAGAAGGAGGGCGACAACCCGCACGTCTGGTTCTCCGCCGCCGTGCGCAACTCCACCGCCGACGCGATCACCGCCGCCTACCAGAAAGCCGATCCGAGCAACAAGGACGACTACGAGAAGCTCAACAAGACCTGGCACGAGCAGGAGCAGAAGCTGGAGGACGCGATCAAGCAGGCCTCCGCGAAGACCAAGGGGCTGCCGTACGCGGCCACCGAGTCCGTGGCCTGGTACCTCGCCGATGATCTGGGCATGACCGACGACACCCCGACCGGCTACGCCCAGGCCTCCGCCAACGAGAGCGAGCCGACCCCGGCCGACATCAAGGCCTTCCAGGACGCGCTCAAGGGCGGTTCGATCAAGATGCTCGTCTTCAACACGCAGGAGGCCAACGCCACCACCGATCAGATCACCGGTGCGGCCAAGGATGCCAACGTGCCGATCATCGAGCTCACCGAGCAGATGCCGAAGCAGTACTCGAACCTGCTCGAGTGGATGACCGCGCTGGTCGGCGAATTCGCCAAGGCCTGA